One stretch of Juglans microcarpa x Juglans regia isolate MS1-56 chromosome 3D, Jm3101_v1.0, whole genome shotgun sequence DNA includes these proteins:
- the LOC121255532 gene encoding basic blue protein-like — protein sequence MLERMAQTKIPSIQLGTILVLIMCMLFCCRTTQQAETANMVGDDKGWTFGVSDWPDGKSFKTGDILVFMYDRTKHDVVVVRDDQHGYDSCTVPEVVAGWYQTGYDEIKLEQGITFFISSYPQNCASGMKLAINITA from the exons ATGTTGGAAAGAATGGCCCAAACAAAAATCCCTTCCATCCAGCTTGGCACAATATTAGTGCTGATCATGTGTATGTTGTTTTGCTGCAGAAcgactcagcaagcagagacgGCCAACATGGTTGGTGATGACAAAGGTTGGACCTTTGGCGTCAGTGACTGGCCTGATGGGAAGAGCTTTAAGACCGGCGATATTCTTG tGTTCATGTATGATCGGACCAAACACGATGTGGTGGTTGTCCGAGATGATCAACATGGTTATGATTCATGCACTGTCCCAGAGGTTGTCGCCGGATGGTATCAGACAGGATATGATGAGATCAAGCTTGAACAaggaataacatttttcatcagCTCCTATCCTCAAAACTGTGCATCCGGAATGAAGCTGGCTATAAATATTACTGCTTGA
- the LOC121255507 gene encoding basic blue protein gives MARGRGSAMAVTVLLCMLLHSEMAHAATYTVGGAGGWTFNVSGWPKGKRFRAGDILVFNYSPAAHNVVAVSKVGYNACTTPRGSKVYQTGKDRIKLVKGQNFFICSFTGHCQSGMKIAVTAV, from the exons ATGGCTCGGGGAAGAGGCAGTGCAATGGCTGTGACAGTGTTGTTGTGCATGCTGCTGCACTCTGAGATGGCTCATGCAGCCACCTACACAGTTGGAGGTGCTGGTGGTTGGACCTTCAACGTTTCTGGCTGGCCCAAGGGAAAGCGCTTCCGTGCTGGTGACATCCTTG TGTTCAACTACAGCCCTGCAGCTCACAACGTGGTTGCTGTGAGCAAAGTAGGTTATAATGCATGCACGACCCCACGAGGTTCAAAGGTGTATCAGACAGGGAAAGACCGGATCAAGCTTGTGAAGGGGCAAAACTTCTTCATCTGCAGTTTTACTGGTCACTGCCAATCCGGAATGAAAATCGCCGTCACTGCTGTCTAG